In Dermacentor silvarum isolate Dsil-2018 chromosome 2, BIME_Dsil_1.4, whole genome shotgun sequence, the following proteins share a genomic window:
- the LOC125943524 gene encoding acetylcholinesterase-like, with product MCIPSSRYFASRPPKLRLSLNNTPRAPTNNSWVDQLLSDLLVVCPVRFYAELLRASGNTVHGYVLHCKNVSGQCIKPPRDYAARLLFGSPLMLGTSSLEEQALSREVIARWAHFFKTGWLRPAISSMKEEYIEINTMSLTNPASTWAPDLRKEACEKLRPYFSAFME from the exons ATGTGCATTCCATCCTCACGCTACTTCGCTTCTCGTCCGCCGAAGCTACGGCTATCCTTGAACAATACCCCGAG GGCGCCTACGAACAACAGCTGGGTCGACCAGCTCTTGTCTGACCTGCTGGTCGTGTGTCCGGTGCGCTTCTACGCGGAACTCCTGCGTGCCTCAGGCAACACCGTGCATGGCTACGTGTTGCACTGCAAGAACGTAAGCGGACAGTGCATCAAACCGCCGAGGGACTACGCTGCCCGGTTGCTTTTCGGGTCCCCTCTGATGCTGGGCACGTCGTCTCTGGAGGAGCAGGCACTGAGCCGAGAGGTGATCGCGCGCTGGGCGCATTTCTTCAAGACTGG ATGGCTCAGACCGGCAATCAGCTCCATGAAGGAAGAATATATTGAGATCAACACGATGTCGCTCACAAACCCTGCGTCGACATGGGCACCGGACCTGCGTAAAGAAGCCTGCGAGAAACTCAGGCCGTACTTCTCTGCTTTTATGGAGTGA
- the LOC119440368 gene encoding cholinesterase — protein sequence MPAVAGRSATQARAGPTISEVVHSFWSMRSGGHSQHSYLRDVQTRDLALVVALILGASFLALMLVVTFRKGQDDKGQVLAVGRFGAYCGTSSVVSGVAVGAFLGVPYADPRTLRFGAPVPWHREQEMFDNTAPAPSCAQTLPSLDEMNASTSEDCLHVNIWAPACGSRPCSGNRTVVVFIHGGFFQTGSNNDLHYDGRALAALGDVVVVVPNWRLGVLGFLRLSRSDDVPINAGLLDQAEVLRWTARNVDAFGGNKSDLVVVGHGSGASALAYHLMLGQGLSNVAPILKVVFMSESPMTRCGVVVLIIVSLMSKEIV from the exons ATGCCCGCGGTTGCCGGACGCAGTGCTACGCAAGCCCGGGCTGGGCCCACGATCTCCGAGGTGGTCCACAGCTTCTGGAGCATGCGCTCTGGAGGGCACAGTCAGCACTCTTACCT GCGAGATGTGCAGACCCGGGACCTGGCGTTGGTGGTGGCGCTCATCCTTGGTGCGAGCTTTCTGGCACTGATGCTGGTCGTGACATTCCGAAAAGGACAAGACGACAAAGGTCAGGTGCTCGCGGTCGGTCGCTTCGGGGCTTACTGTGGCACCAGTTCCGTGGTGTCCGGCGTGGCCGTGGGTGCTTTTCTGGGCGTGCCGTACGCCGACCCACGAACGCTGCGCTTCGGAGCCCCTGTGCCCTGGCACCGCGAGCAGGAGATGTTCGACAACACAGCGCCCGCACCGAGTTGCGCACAGACGTTGCCAAGCCTTG ATGAGATGAATGCGAGCACATCTGAGGACTGCCTGCACGTCAACATCTGGGCTCCAGCCTGTGGATCTCGCCCATGCAGCGGCAATAGGACGGTCGTCGTCTTTATTCACGGCGGATTTTTCCAG ACGGGCAGCAACAACGACCTTCACTACGACGGCCGTGCTCTGGCCGCCTTAGGTGACGTTGTCGTCGTTGTCCCCAACTGGCGGCTGGGCGTGCTGGGATTCCTTCGCCTGTCGCGGAGTGACGACGTGCCCATCAACGCCGGCCTGCTGGACCAGGCGGAGGTACTGCGCTGGACGGCGAGAAACGTGGACGCCTTTGGCGGCAACAAGTCTGACCTGGTGGTCGTCGGCCATGGGTCCGGCGCCTCTGCTCTCGCTTACCACCTGATGTTGGGCCAGGGTCTGAGTAACGTCGCTCCGATCCTCAAGGTTGTTTTCATGAGCGAGAGCCCAATGACCAGGTGTGGTGTCGTCGTCTTGATAATCGTCTCCCTTATGTCCAAAGAAATTGTATGA